In one Streptomyces sp. NBC_01288 genomic region, the following are encoded:
- a CDS encoding MarR family winged helix-turn-helix transcriptional regulator codes for MDPATPAAPETSPEDLIMAVERMVRYVRQSAVTGGLSVAASAVLGRLGREGPCRLTDLARAEGASQPNMTQLVTRLERADLVRRTADRSDGRGVLVEATDTGLEVSRQRRAERAHALDLLIAELSGPEQQAVRVALPALARAIQDHRPPS; via the coding sequence ATGGATCCAGCGACGCCGGCGGCCCCCGAGACCTCACCCGAGGACCTGATCATGGCCGTCGAGAGGATGGTCCGCTACGTCCGGCAGAGCGCCGTCACCGGTGGCCTGAGCGTGGCCGCCTCCGCCGTGCTCGGACGCCTGGGCCGCGAGGGTCCGTGCCGCCTGACCGATCTGGCCCGGGCCGAGGGCGCCTCCCAGCCCAACATGACACAGCTCGTCACCCGCCTGGAGCGCGCCGACCTGGTACGGCGCACCGCCGACCGCAGCGACGGCCGGGGCGTACTGGTGGAGGCGACCGACACGGGCCTGGAGGTCTCCCGGCAACGACGCGCCGAACGCGCCCACGCCCTCGACCTGCTCATCGCGGAGCTGAGCGGGCCGGAACAGCAGGCGGTACGGGTCGCCCTACCGGCCCTCGCCCGCGCGATCCAGGACCACCGGCCACCCTCCTGA
- a CDS encoding RNA polymerase sigma factor translates to MTEQEARRMRRARFEGLAHLVVEPLHRYLLRRTGADMVDDVLSETMLVLWRRLGDVPGLGEGSEPDPGDVLPWCYGVARGCLANARRADGRRLRLVERLIRTQEEAPAGAADHSELHAALADLGALDREVVRLWAWEGLAPRQIAEATGLTSNAVSIRLHRAKARLAARLGRKDAGRPGHKRDEGRSSQ, encoded by the coding sequence ATGACGGAACAGGAGGCGCGCCGGATGCGGCGGGCGCGCTTCGAAGGACTGGCGCACCTGGTGGTGGAACCGCTGCACCGGTATCTGCTGCGAAGGACGGGCGCCGACATGGTCGATGACGTGCTGTCGGAGACGATGCTCGTGCTGTGGCGTCGGCTCGGCGACGTCCCCGGGCTGGGGGAGGGGTCCGAGCCCGATCCGGGTGACGTGCTGCCGTGGTGCTACGGCGTTGCCCGGGGGTGTCTGGCGAACGCCCGTCGCGCCGACGGGCGCAGGCTCCGGCTCGTGGAGCGGCTGATCCGGACCCAGGAGGAGGCCCCGGCGGGGGCCGCCGATCACAGTGAGCTGCATGCCGCGCTCGCCGACCTCGGAGCGCTGGACCGCGAGGTCGTGCGGCTGTGGGCGTGGGAAGGACTGGCGCCGCGGCAGATCGCGGAGGCGACCGGGCTGACGTCCAACGCGGTGAGCATCCGGCTCCATCGGGCGAAGGCGAGACTCGCCGCCCGGCTGGGGCGAAAGGATGCCGGACGGCCCGGACACAAGAGGGATGAAGGAAGGAGCAGTCAGTGA
- a CDS encoding PaaX family transcriptional regulator, whose amino-acid sequence MTASDLEDDSPGQPAPPRSLIVTVYGLYAREVGGWISVSTLIRLLAELDVDAQAVRSSISRLKRREILVAERRDSRAGYALSPYARSVLETGDRRIFERHAVTDDGWVIAVFSVPESERQHRHQLRSRLAWLGFGTVSSGIWIAPAHALDDTRDHLLRHGLDQYVDLFRGDYVAFGDPAEQVGRWWDLEALQKLYDDFVAEFTPMAGRWAGPGAVSDRAAFIDYVHVLTAWRRLPYLDPGLPSSLLPATWSGATAADLFAKLRHSLADPAHEFARSLLDDPS is encoded by the coding sequence GTGACGGCAAGCGATCTCGAAGACGACAGCCCGGGCCAGCCCGCACCGCCGCGATCCCTGATCGTGACGGTGTACGGGCTCTACGCGCGCGAGGTCGGCGGCTGGATCAGTGTGAGCACCCTGATCCGTCTGCTCGCCGAACTCGACGTCGACGCCCAGGCGGTCCGCTCGTCGATCTCCCGGCTCAAGCGCCGCGAGATCCTGGTGGCCGAGCGCCGGGACAGCCGTGCGGGCTACGCGCTGTCGCCGTACGCCCGTTCCGTCCTGGAGACCGGTGACCGGCGCATCTTCGAGCGCCATGCCGTGACCGACGACGGCTGGGTCATCGCCGTCTTCTCGGTGCCGGAGAGCGAGCGGCAGCACCGGCACCAACTCCGGTCACGGCTCGCCTGGTTGGGCTTCGGGACGGTCTCGTCCGGGATCTGGATCGCCCCCGCCCACGCGCTCGACGACACCCGCGACCACCTGCTCCGCCATGGCCTGGACCAGTACGTCGACCTCTTCCGCGGCGACTACGTGGCCTTCGGTGACCCCGCCGAACAGGTGGGCCGCTGGTGGGACTTGGAGGCGCTCCAGAAGCTCTACGACGATTTCGTCGCCGAGTTCACGCCGATGGCGGGGCGTTGGGCCGGGCCGGGCGCGGTGTCCGACCGGGCCGCGTTCATCGACTACGTCCATGTCCTCACCGCCTGGCGGCGGTTGCCCTATCTCGACCCGGGCCTGCCCAGCTCCCTCCTCCCCGCCACGTGGTCCGGCGCGACGGCGGCGGATCTCTTCGCCAAGCTCCGGCACAGCCTGGCGGACCCGGCGCACGAGTTCGCCCGGAGCCTGCTGGACGACCCGTCCTGA
- a CDS encoding acyl-CoA thioesterase, with amino-acid sequence MSGPYAVHRARVEWIDTDAAGIYHNTTVVRFAEAAEAELMRAYDIPGYFPVAPRVRYEVEFEASIRFGEEVETRVELIRLGRSSMTFGFEVWRNTEDGKPNCRAARGSYVTVHVPDKATGGSAPWPAAWRTALGGRPESAAGQTH; translated from the coding sequence ATGAGCGGCCCCTACGCCGTCCACCGGGCTCGCGTGGAGTGGATCGACACCGACGCGGCCGGGATCTACCACAACACCACCGTCGTCCGGTTCGCCGAGGCGGCGGAGGCCGAGCTGATGCGCGCGTACGACATCCCGGGCTACTTCCCGGTGGCCCCGAGGGTGCGTTACGAGGTCGAGTTCGAGGCGTCGATCCGGTTCGGCGAGGAGGTCGAGACGCGGGTCGAGCTGATCCGCCTCGGCCGGTCCTCGATGACCTTCGGTTTCGAGGTGTGGCGGAACACCGAGGACGGCAAGCCGAACTGCCGTGCCGCTCGGGGCAGTTATGTCACCGTGCACGTCCCCGACAAGGCGACCGGCGGCAGCGCGCCCTGGCCGGCGGCCTGGCGTACGGCGCTGGGCGGTCGGCCGGAATCGGCGGCCGGCCAGACGCACTGA
- a CDS encoding bifunctional salicylyl-CoA 5-hydroxylase/oxidoreductase, whose translation MRIAIVGGGPGGLYLAALMKQLDPGHEITVWERNAPDDTFGFGVVFSDETLGGIENADTVVHDAMESRFARWTDIDIEFDGHPFTVGGQGFAAMARKDLLHILQERAAELGVTVHYRTLAPEVDELRGSYDLVVAADGINSAVRTKYADAFVPSLDQRTNKYMWLGTDRVFEAFQFLVKQTEFGTMQIHGYPFSDSGSTFIVEMAEDVWRKAGLDATEGTQFPPGVSDEESVARIREIFAGELAGHNLLTNNSRWLNFTTVRNEHWHHHNVVLLGDAAHTAHFSIGSGTKLAMEDALALAACLHEHPTVDEALTAYETERRPVVESTQRAAQASLEWFENIGRYADQDPAQFCFNLLTRSRRITFDNLKDRDPGFADLIERGFAEAQGRTESVPAMFQPFSIGGLELKNRIIVSPMDMYSAVDGVPDDFHVVHLGSKALGGAGLVMTEMVCVSPEARITPGCTGLWNDTQRDAWTRVTDFVHGRSTAKIGLQLGHSGRKGSTRLMWEGIDEPLTEGNWEVMGPSPLPYGTGCHEPREMTRADMDAVVADFVSAARRGAEAGFDLLEVHAAHGYLLSSFLSPVANHRTDEYGGDLTNRLRFPLEVFDAVRSAFPADRPVTVRISATDWTPDGNTEHDAVEIARAFVAHGAAAVDVSSGQVTKDEKPAYGRSYQTPFADRIRHEVAAPAGAAVIAVGAISSYDDVNSILLAGRADLCALGRTHLYNPQWTLQAAAEQEYRGAGADWPVQFAAGRRKPPTSRTDAVRPRLALLREAPRDAVHLRWTPGRTAE comes from the coding sequence ATGAGGATCGCGATCGTGGGCGGCGGGCCTGGTGGGCTGTATCTCGCCGCGCTGATGAAGCAGCTCGACCCCGGCCATGAGATCACCGTGTGGGAGCGCAACGCCCCCGACGACACCTTCGGCTTCGGCGTGGTCTTCTCCGACGAGACCCTCGGCGGCATCGAGAACGCGGACACCGTCGTGCACGACGCGATGGAGAGCCGGTTCGCCCGGTGGACCGACATCGACATCGAGTTCGACGGGCATCCCTTCACGGTCGGCGGCCAGGGCTTCGCGGCGATGGCCCGCAAGGACCTGCTGCACATCCTCCAGGAGCGGGCCGCCGAACTCGGCGTCACCGTCCACTACCGCACCCTCGCCCCGGAAGTGGACGAACTGCGCGGCTCCTACGACCTCGTGGTCGCGGCCGACGGCATCAACTCGGCCGTGCGCACCAAGTACGCCGACGCCTTCGTCCCCTCCTTGGACCAGCGGACGAACAAGTACATGTGGCTGGGCACCGACCGGGTCTTCGAGGCGTTCCAATTCCTCGTCAAGCAGACCGAGTTCGGGACCATGCAGATCCACGGTTACCCCTTCTCCGACTCCGGTTCGACGTTCATCGTCGAGATGGCGGAGGACGTGTGGCGCAAGGCCGGCCTCGACGCGACGGAGGGCACGCAGTTCCCGCCCGGGGTGAGCGACGAGGAGTCGGTGGCCCGGATCCGCGAGATCTTCGCCGGGGAACTCGCAGGGCACAACCTCCTGACCAACAACTCCCGTTGGCTGAACTTCACGACGGTCCGCAACGAGCACTGGCACCACCACAACGTGGTCCTGCTCGGCGACGCGGCCCACACCGCGCACTTCTCGATCGGCTCCGGCACCAAGCTGGCCATGGAGGACGCCCTCGCGCTCGCCGCGTGTCTGCACGAACACCCCACCGTGGACGAGGCGTTGACGGCGTACGAGACCGAACGCCGCCCGGTGGTGGAGTCCACCCAGCGCGCCGCCCAGGCCTCGCTGGAGTGGTTCGAGAACATCGGCCGCTACGCCGACCAGGACCCCGCGCAGTTCTGCTTCAACCTGCTCACCCGTTCCCGCCGGATCACCTTCGACAACCTCAAGGACCGCGACCCCGGCTTCGCCGACCTGATCGAGCGCGGCTTCGCGGAGGCGCAGGGCCGCACCGAGTCGGTTCCGGCGATGTTCCAGCCGTTCTCCATCGGTGGCCTGGAGTTGAAGAACCGGATCATCGTCTCGCCGATGGACATGTACTCCGCCGTCGACGGAGTGCCGGACGACTTCCACGTCGTCCACCTCGGCTCCAAGGCGCTCGGCGGCGCGGGCCTCGTCATGACCGAGATGGTCTGCGTCTCCCCCGAGGCCCGCATCACCCCGGGCTGCACGGGCCTGTGGAACGACACCCAGCGCGACGCGTGGACCCGGGTCACCGACTTCGTCCACGGGCGCAGCACCGCCAAGATCGGGCTCCAGCTGGGCCATTCGGGCCGCAAGGGCTCAACTCGCCTCATGTGGGAGGGCATTGACGAGCCTCTCACCGAGGGCAACTGGGAGGTCATGGGCCCGTCCCCACTGCCCTACGGCACGGGTTGCCACGAGCCGCGCGAGATGACCCGGGCCGACATGGACGCGGTCGTGGCCGACTTCGTGTCCGCCGCCCGGCGAGGCGCCGAGGCAGGCTTCGACCTGCTCGAAGTCCACGCGGCCCACGGCTACTTGCTCTCCTCGTTTCTCTCCCCCGTCGCCAACCACCGCACCGACGAGTACGGCGGCGACCTCACGAACCGGCTGCGTTTCCCGCTGGAGGTCTTCGACGCCGTACGGTCCGCGTTCCCCGCCGACCGCCCGGTCACGGTACGGATCTCCGCCACCGACTGGACCCCCGACGGCAACACCGAACACGACGCGGTCGAGATCGCGCGGGCGTTCGTCGCGCACGGCGCGGCAGCCGTGGACGTGTCCTCCGGGCAGGTCACCAAGGACGAGAAGCCGGCGTACGGCCGCTCGTACCAGACCCCGTTCGCCGACCGCATCCGGCACGAGGTCGCCGCTCCGGCGGGCGCGGCGGTGATCGCCGTAGGAGCGATCTCGTCGTACGACGACGTCAACTCGATCCTGCTCGCCGGGCGTGCCGACCTGTGCGCGCTCGGGCGTACCCACCTCTACAACCCGCAGTGGACGTTGCAGGCAGCCGCCGAGCAGGAGTACCGCGGCGCGGGTGCCGACTGGCCGGTGCAGTTCGCGGCGGGCCGCCGCAAGCCGCCCACCTCCCGCACCGACGCGGTCCGCCCACGTCTCGCGCTGCTGCGGGAGGCCCCGCGGGACGCCGTGCACCTGCGATGGACTCCGGGCAGGACAGCGGAATGA
- a CDS encoding AMP-binding protein translates to MDQLDQLGLSPSAYPDTFARDHLPPRAQWPVLEFTTDELQYPQRLNAGAELIDVPTARFGPDRPALRTPEGEVWTYGELLRRANQIAHVLTDDLGLVPGNRVLLRSPNNPWTVACWLGTLKAGGIVVTTMAALRARELTPVVEKTRPTVALVDHRFTADVETVRDTVLPDLTIVAYGGDAPDDLTRQVAAKPAEFTAVDTAADDVALFGPTSGSTGVPKITTHFHRDILSIDNTFGRHTLRLKPDDLVSCTAPLAFTFGLGILVVCALRAGACALLTEAVAPEPLAELVAEAGVTVLATAPTAYRQILKAGKADRLHGLRSAVSAGEHIPEEVWEQLHTETGIKVIDGIGATEMIHIFISAAGDDIRPGSTGRPVPGYRATVLDLDGEEVGPGVEGRLAVIGPVGCRYLDDQRQANYVVNGWNVTGDTFVRDEDGYFYYRTRTDNMIVSSGYNIGGPEVESAINTHPDVVESAVVAKPDPERGSVVCAFVVLAEGVVGDDAKVKDIQNHVKAQLAPYKYPRAVRFCDALPRNTSGKLQHFLLRRIVEKENQA, encoded by the coding sequence ATGGACCAGTTGGACCAGTTGGGCCTCTCGCCCTCCGCCTATCCGGACACATTCGCCCGCGACCACCTCCCACCACGCGCCCAGTGGCCGGTCCTTGAGTTCACCACCGACGAACTCCAGTACCCCCAGCGCCTCAACGCCGGCGCCGAGCTGATCGACGTCCCCACCGCCCGCTTCGGCCCCGACCGCCCGGCCCTGCGCACCCCGGAGGGCGAGGTGTGGACCTACGGCGAACTCCTGCGCCGCGCCAACCAGATCGCCCACGTCCTCACCGACGACCTCGGCCTGGTCCCCGGCAACCGCGTACTCCTGCGCTCCCCCAACAACCCCTGGACCGTGGCCTGTTGGCTCGGCACCCTCAAGGCCGGCGGCATCGTCGTCACCACCATGGCGGCCCTGCGCGCCCGCGAACTCACCCCGGTCGTCGAGAAGACCCGCCCGACCGTCGCCCTGGTCGACCACCGCTTCACGGCCGACGTCGAGACCGTACGCGACACCGTCCTGCCGGACCTCACGATCGTGGCCTACGGCGGCGACGCGCCCGACGACCTGACGCGCCAAGTGGCGGCGAAACCGGCGGAGTTCACCGCGGTCGACACCGCCGCCGACGACGTCGCCCTCTTCGGACCCACCTCGGGCAGTACCGGCGTACCGAAGATCACCACCCACTTCCACCGCGACATCCTGTCCATCGACAACACCTTCGGCCGCCACACACTCCGCCTGAAGCCGGACGATCTCGTGTCGTGCACCGCCCCGCTCGCCTTCACCTTCGGCCTCGGCATCCTGGTCGTCTGCGCCCTGCGGGCCGGTGCGTGCGCGCTGCTCACGGAGGCCGTCGCACCGGAACCGCTCGCCGAACTCGTCGCCGAGGCGGGCGTCACCGTACTCGCGACCGCGCCCACCGCGTACCGGCAGATCCTCAAGGCCGGCAAGGCGGACCGGCTGCACGGTCTGCGCAGTGCGGTCAGCGCCGGGGAGCACATACCGGAGGAAGTGTGGGAGCAACTCCACACGGAGACCGGGATCAAGGTCATCGACGGCATCGGCGCCACCGAGATGATCCACATCTTCATCTCGGCCGCCGGTGACGACATCCGTCCCGGTTCGACGGGACGGCCGGTCCCCGGCTACCGCGCCACGGTCCTCGACCTGGACGGCGAGGAGGTCGGACCCGGTGTCGAGGGGCGGCTGGCCGTGATCGGTCCGGTCGGCTGCCGCTACCTCGACGACCAACGCCAGGCGAACTACGTGGTGAACGGCTGGAACGTCACCGGCGACACCTTCGTGCGCGACGAGGACGGCTACTTCTACTACCGAACCCGCACGGACAACATGATCGTGTCCTCCGGCTACAACATCGGCGGTCCCGAGGTCGAGTCCGCGATCAACACCCACCCGGACGTCGTCGAATCGGCCGTGGTCGCCAAGCCCGATCCCGAACGCGGCTCCGTGGTCTGCGCGTTCGTCGTCCTGGCCGAGGGAGTCGTCGGCGACGACGCCAAGGTCAAGGACATCCAGAACCACGTCAAGGCGCAGCTGGCGCCGTACAAGTACCCCCGCGCGGTGCGCTTCTGTGACGCGCTGCCCCGCAACACCAGCGGAAAGCTTCAGCACTTCCTGCTGCGTCGGATCGTCGAGAAGGAGAACCAGGCATGA
- a CDS encoding acyl-CoA thioesterase — MNDIQSTSSDSQATSSGSGSGTTGTDLRADARPAPTSAIFTEAIALTPTEPEHFDLAFTATTQPCPWPKAYGGDMVAQATAAAMRSVEGKTLHSMHSYFLRPVDIGAEVRYEVELLRDGRGYATRQVRGFQNGKPVYTCLANFAAGEPGATYAAEPPVGVPDPTELPSSAAYLSDTTAPRGTMTDTSEEYWSGGRSFDMRHVPGPVYLTVEGERVPQQAVWVKPFDTLRPVDGLTDEQRDLAALAYVCDYTILEPVLRVLDLPWALPGLITASLDHAMWFHRPAPMDGWLLYAQEAVAADAGRGLAVGRFFTPTGTHLATVVQEGLIRSS; from the coding sequence GTGAACGACATCCAGAGCACCAGCTCCGACTCCCAAGCCACCAGCTCCGGCTCCGGCTCCGGAACAACCGGCACAGACCTCCGCGCGGACGCCCGCCCCGCCCCGACCTCGGCGATCTTCACCGAGGCGATCGCGCTCACCCCCACCGAGCCCGAGCACTTCGACCTCGCCTTCACCGCGACCACCCAGCCCTGCCCCTGGCCGAAGGCCTACGGCGGTGACATGGTCGCCCAGGCCACGGCCGCCGCGATGCGCTCGGTCGAGGGCAAGACGCTGCACTCGATGCACTCCTACTTCCTGCGGCCGGTCGACATCGGCGCCGAGGTCCGCTACGAGGTGGAGCTGCTGCGCGACGGCCGCGGCTACGCCACCCGCCAGGTCCGCGGCTTCCAGAACGGCAAGCCCGTCTACACCTGCCTCGCCAACTTCGCCGCGGGCGAGCCCGGCGCGACCTACGCCGCCGAGCCCCCTGTCGGCGTACCGGATCCCACCGAACTACCCAGCTCCGCCGCGTACTTGAGCGACACCACCGCGCCCCGGGGCACGATGACCGACACCTCCGAGGAGTACTGGAGCGGCGGACGCAGCTTCGACATGCGGCACGTGCCCGGACCCGTCTACCTCACGGTCGAGGGCGAGCGCGTGCCCCAACAGGCCGTGTGGGTAAAGCCGTTCGACACCCTGCGCCCCGTCGACGGTCTCACCGACGAGCAGCGCGACCTCGCCGCGCTCGCCTACGTCTGCGACTACACGATCCTCGAACCCGTCCTGCGCGTACTGGACTTGCCGTGGGCGCTGCCCGGACTCATCACCGCGAGCCTCGACCACGCGATGTGGTTCCACCGGCCCGCCCCCATGGACGGCTGGCTCCTCTACGCCCAGGAAGCCGTCGCCGCCGACGCCGGTCGCGGCCTCGCCGTCGGCCGCTTCTTCACCCCTACCGGTACCCACCTGGCCACTGTCGTCCAGGAAGGCCTGATCCGCAGCTCTTGA
- a CDS encoding cupin domain-containing protein has protein sequence MEPDVSKYVLEGDNSLYANESGLVVPVVTRGGLEVGATGQSAGATRISGVSVQHTPATKLWFGKVSNESGYRSVPHHHGEAETGGYVLSGRARIYFGERFEDYLDLSEGDWVFVPPFMPHVECNLDRNNPLTWMTTRTPENIVVNLDEVADADLRDWLDRP, from the coding sequence ATGGAACCCGATGTCTCCAAGTACGTCCTAGAGGGCGACAACTCGTTGTACGCCAACGAGTCCGGCCTGGTCGTGCCGGTCGTGACGCGCGGTGGTCTGGAGGTCGGCGCCACCGGCCAGTCCGCCGGGGCGACCCGGATCTCCGGTGTCTCCGTGCAACACACGCCGGCCACCAAACTGTGGTTCGGAAAGGTGAGCAACGAGTCGGGTTACCGATCCGTCCCCCACCACCACGGCGAGGCCGAGACCGGCGGCTACGTCCTCTCGGGGCGGGCCCGGATCTATTTCGGCGAGCGGTTCGAGGACTACCTCGACCTCTCGGAGGGCGACTGGGTCTTCGTCCCACCGTTCATGCCGCACGTCGAGTGCAACCTCGACCGCAACAACCCACTCACCTGGATGACGACCCGTACCCCGGAGAACATCGTGGTCAACCTCGACGAGGTGGCCGACGCCGACCTCCGCGACTGGCTGGACCGGCCGTGA
- a CDS encoding fumarylacetoacetate hydrolase family protein — translation MKLATVAHGGRTTAAVLDGDRWRALPADDLSVLLTTTEPDRIAGLAGAELPGATPLLPLPSPRKVVCCGLNYADHITEMGRELPAHPTLFAKYADTLIGPEDDLVLPPGLDVDWEAELAVVVGAELNRADRDTAGRAIAGYTVANDISVRDWQKRTLQWFQGKAWDRTTPLGPVVVTPDELDPIAGVEVICRVNGVERQRGNTRTLVFDAADLLAYISSFTVLRPGDIVLTGTPGGVGSGMNPPVHLADGDLVETEIPGIGTLRNRFRLTDSPLIDSPLADLPLTDSRLTDSRS, via the coding sequence ATGAAGCTCGCCACCGTGGCCCACGGAGGCCGCACCACGGCAGCCGTGCTCGACGGCGACCGCTGGCGGGCGCTGCCGGCCGACGATCTCTCCGTACTGCTGACGACCACCGAACCCGACCGCATCGCCGGCCTCGCCGGGGCCGAACTGCCCGGCGCCACCCCCCTGTTGCCGCTGCCGTCCCCCCGCAAGGTCGTCTGCTGCGGCCTGAACTACGCCGACCACATCACCGAGATGGGCCGCGAGCTGCCCGCCCATCCCACGCTCTTCGCCAAGTACGCCGACACACTGATCGGCCCCGAGGACGACCTGGTCCTCCCACCCGGCCTGGACGTGGACTGGGAGGCGGAGCTCGCCGTCGTCGTGGGAGCGGAGCTCAACCGCGCGGACCGGGACACCGCCGGACGCGCGATCGCCGGCTACACGGTCGCCAACGACATCAGCGTGCGGGACTGGCAGAAGCGCACGCTCCAGTGGTTCCAGGGCAAGGCGTGGGACCGCACCACCCCGCTCGGACCGGTGGTCGTCACGCCCGACGAGCTCGACCCGATCGCGGGCGTCGAGGTGATCTGCCGGGTCAACGGCGTCGAGCGCCAGCGCGGAAACACGAGGACCCTGGTGTTCGACGCCGCCGATCTGCTCGCCTACATCTCCAGCTTCACGGTCCTGCGCCCCGGCGACATCGTGCTCACCGGCACCCCCGGTGGCGTCGGCTCGGGCATGAACCCGCCGGTCCACCTCGCCGACGGCGACCTCGTCGAGACCGAGATCCCCGGTATCGGCACCCTCCGCAACCGCTTCCGCCTCACCGACTCCCCCCTCATCGACTCCCCTCTCGCCGACCTTCCCCTCACCGACTCCCGCCTCACCGACTCCAGGAGCTGA
- a CDS encoding RidA family protein codes for MTPIPVNPPSLPTPSGYSHGTLSGNTLYLGGQTALDADMRIVPGGIVEQFRQAFGNVLTTLRAAGGVPEDLVSLTIYLTDIPDYQAHGKEIGKVWRELAGPVYPAMAGIGTTALWQAEAMIEILGVAVIPEERVVRGE; via the coding sequence ATGACTCCGATCCCGGTGAACCCGCCCTCGCTCCCCACCCCGAGCGGCTACTCGCACGGCACGCTCAGCGGCAACACGCTGTATCTGGGCGGACAGACGGCCCTGGACGCGGACATGCGGATCGTCCCCGGCGGCATCGTCGAGCAGTTCCGGCAGGCGTTCGGCAATGTGCTCACCACGCTGCGGGCGGCGGGCGGTGTCCCTGAGGACCTCGTGAGCCTGACGATCTACCTCACCGACATCCCCGACTACCAGGCGCACGGCAAGGAGATCGGGAAGGTCTGGCGCGAGCTTGCGGGGCCGGTCTATCCGGCGATGGCGGGGATCGGCACGACCGCGCTCTGGCAGGCGGAGGCGATGATCGAGATTCTTGGGGTTGCGGTGATTCCGGAGGAGCGGGTGGTTCGGGGGGAGTAG